One Danaus plexippus chromosome 29 unlocalized genomic scaffold, MEX_DaPlex mxdp_37, whole genome shotgun sequence DNA segment encodes these proteins:
- the LOC116776805 gene encoding uncharacterized protein LOC116776805: MDSNHFDPAQFSAYMKRKFPELVLGYISDSLVPTNASDMECSSASSSASLASSEAGSRPHSDMEDDGFTTVISKSKRKRSSKGSSTASPRATSPHASTTATNPNVPTAPAASRPESPSGNKGTPAPASPVAKRPKPAAIPSPTPAGNPSPAPAENPSVAPDTPPRTTAPPPLYIRENNKWDQLSQIFIEKKIHFTSARPTNMGIKVQVSTAVDHRRMTALLRERGTEYHTYALEEERRLTVVIRGMPCEIPTDSILSDLKSQGLPAQAVHRMYRPTNKRPFNMVLVHLDNTKEAKAIFNIRTVCYLSGLQVELPRGRGIPGQCHRCQCYGHSARFCNARPRCVKCLGDHGTTDCPRKTPMEDVPPSCVLCQQTGHPANYRGCPKAPRRAKRGGKKSSHQPKAPKASGAPPSAPQAPEAPQAPQAPTVNAWQRKKNLTVPTASETAQPSASAHANKQDSGVTNSLSCVSKYFGAFDPPELLVFANKLKACGNDPNARLSAFVEHAEMINAIYNLTKSS; the protein is encoded by the coding sequence ATGGACTCGAACCATTTTGATCCGGCGCAATTCAGCGCCTACATGAAAAGGAAGTTCCCCGAACTTGTACTCGGGTACATTTCGGACTCTCTAGTCCCGACCAACGCCTCCGATATGGAGTGTTCCTCGGCCTCATCCTCGGCCTCCCTCGCGAGTTCAGAGGCGGGATCCCGCCCGCACTCGGACATGGAAGATGACGGTTTTACGACCGTCATCTCCAAATCCAAAAGGAAGAGGTCCTCCAAGGGCTCCTCGACCGCGTCCCCACGCGCCACCTCCCCCCACGCCTCAACCACCGCGACCAACCCCAACGTCCCCACCGCCCCCGCTGCCTCGCGCCCCGAGTCCCCCTCAGGGAACAAAGGCACCCCCGCTCCCGCATCGCCCGTCGCGAAGCGACCCAAACCCGCCGCGATCCCCTCACCCACCCCCGCAGGAAATCCGTCACCGGCCCCCGCCGAGAATCCATCCGTTGCCCCCGACACTCCGCCGCGTACTACGGCGCCCCCGCCTCTCTACataagagaaaataataaatgggATCAACTTTCCCAAATATTCATCGAAAAAAAGATCCACTTCACCTCGGCCCGACCGACCAATATGGGAATTAAGGTCCAGGTGTCCACAGCGGTGGACCACCGTCGTATGACGGCCCTCCTGCGCGAGCGTGGTACGGAATACCACACTTACGCGCTCGAGGAGGAGCGTCGCCTCACGGTGGTAATCCGAGGGATGCCGTGCGAAATTCCCACGGATAGCATATTAAGTGACCTTAAGTCACAAGGCCTGCCCGCGCAGGCGGTACACCGTATGTACCGCCCAACAAACAAGCGGCCATTTAATATGGTCCTCGTCCACTTGGACAACACCAAGGAGGCGAAGGCCATTTTCAACATTAGAACCGTCTGCTACCTGTCCGGTCTACAGGTAGAACTCCCGCGTGGTCGTGGCATCCCAGGACAGTGTCATCGCTGCCAATGCTACGGTCACTCAGCCCGGTTTTGTAACGCGCGCCCGAGGTGCGTTAAGTGCTTGGGTGATCACGGAACTACAGACTGCCCGCGCAAGACACCAATGGAGGATGTCCCTCCGAGCTGTGTTCTGTGTCAGCAGACGGGCCACCCAGCGAACTATCGCGGGTGCCCGAAAGCGCCGCGCAGGGCAAAGCGAGGAGGGAAGAAATCCTCGCACCAGCCGAAGGCTCCTAAAGCCTCTGGAGCTCCGCCCTCTGCCCCTCAGGCCCCAGAAGCCCCTCAGGCCCCCCAGGCACCGACGGTAAATGCCTGGCAACGCAAGAAAAATCTCACCGTACCAACCGCGTCCGAAACCGCGCAGCCATCCGCGTCCGCGCACGCCAATAAACAAGACAGCGGAGTTACAAACTCGCTGTCATGTGTTAGCAAATACTTCGGGGCGTTCGACCCGCCCGAACTATTAGTGTTCGCAAACAAGCTGAAAGCTTGCGGAAACGACCCCAACGCCAGACTCAGCGCGTTCGTTGAGCACGCGGAAATGATAAACGCCATTTACAACCTCACCAAGTCatcttaa